A single genomic interval of Litoreibacter ponti harbors:
- a CDS encoding PLD nuclease N-terminal domain-containing protein translates to MGINGLLGLIVFALDVWAIASIFSAKVETGQKVLWIALVLILPLIGFIIWYFAGPKPAK, encoded by the coding sequence ATGGGCATAAACGGCTTACTCGGACTGATCGTCTTCGCCCTCGATGTCTGGGCCATTGCATCGATCTTCAGCGCGAAGGTCGAAACAGGCCAAAAGGTTCTCTGGATCGCGCTTGTGCTGATCTTGCCATTGATCGGCTTCATCATTTGGTATTTCGCAGGACCGAAGCCCGCCAAGTGA
- the infB gene encoding translation initiation factor IF-2: MSDSDGKKPLGLKGARPGNVKQSFSHGRTKNVVVETKRKRVVVPKPGGSKPSITGSPQVGDPSKRPAGISDAEMERRMKALQAAKEQEAADAARRDAEEKERAADRERRRAEAEAKEREEKEREDALKAKAEEDARKKREAEAAKNAPPPAAAVPGEPAVAPSGPRGGGKAAPTPARRDRDDRDNKGGKGRADDGRRSGKLTLNQALRGGEGGRQKSMAAMKRKQERARQKAMGGSVEREKVIRDVQLPEAIMVSELANRMSERVADVVKALMTNGIMATQTQTIDADTAELIIEEFGHNVVRVSDADVEDVIKEVEDDEKDLKPRAPVITIMGHVDHGKTSLLDAIRNARVTAGEAGGITQHIGAYQVDQDGSELTFLDTPGHAAFTSMRARGAQVTDIVVLVVAADDAVMPQTIEAINHAKAAEVPMIVAINKIDKPEANADKVRTDLLQHEVIVEKMSGDVQDVEVSAQTGQGLDELLEAISLQAEILELKANPDRAASGAVIEAQLDVGRGPVATVLVQNGTLHQGDIFVVGEQWGKVRAMENDQGARVKDAGPSVPVEVLGLNGTPEAGDVLNVVDTEAQAREIAEYRAQAAKDKRAAAGAATTLEQLMANAKADENVSEMPIVVKADVQGSAEAIVQAMEKIGNDEVRVRVLHSGVGAITESDIGLAEASGAPVFGFNVRANASARNTANQKGIEIRYYSVIYDLVDEVKAAASGLLSAEIKENFIGYAEIKEVFKVTGVGKVAGCLVTEGVARRSAGVRLLRDNVVIHEGTLKTLKRFKDEVAEVQSGQECGMAFEAHDDIRPGDVIEIFTREEVERSLD, from the coding sequence ATGAGCGATAGTGACGGCAAAAAACCCCTGGGCCTTAAAGGCGCACGTCCCGGCAACGTGAAGCAAAGCTTCAGCCATGGGCGCACCAAGAATGTGGTGGTGGAAACCAAGCGCAAGCGCGTTGTGGTGCCAAAGCCTGGCGGCTCCAAGCCTTCGATCACCGGTAGCCCGCAAGTGGGTGACCCGTCCAAGCGTCCTGCCGGCATTTCTGATGCGGAGATGGAACGCCGGATGAAGGCACTTCAGGCGGCCAAGGAACAAGAGGCAGCTGATGCCGCCCGCCGCGACGCGGAAGAGAAAGAGCGCGCGGCGGATCGCGAGCGTCGTCGCGCCGAGGCTGAGGCCAAAGAGCGCGAAGAGAAAGAGCGCGAAGACGCGCTGAAGGCAAAAGCCGAAGAAGATGCCCGCAAGAAGCGCGAGGCCGAGGCCGCCAAAAACGCACCGCCCCCGGCGGCTGCCGTGCCGGGCGAGCCTGCGGTCGCGCCTTCGGGTCCCCGTGGTGGTGGCAAAGCTGCGCCCACGCCCGCCCGCCGTGATCGCGACGACCGCGACAATAAGGGCGGCAAAGGTCGCGCCGATGATGGACGCCGCTCCGGCAAGCTAACGCTGAACCAGGCGTTGCGTGGCGGTGAAGGTGGTCGTCAGAAATCCATGGCCGCAATGAAGCGCAAGCAAGAGCGTGCCCGCCAAAAGGCGATGGGCGGCTCCGTCGAGCGCGAGAAGGTGATCCGTGACGTGCAACTGCCCGAGGCCATCATGGTCTCCGAATTGGCGAACCGTATGTCCGAGCGCGTCGCAGATGTTGTGAAAGCGTTGATGACCAACGGGATCATGGCAACCCAGACGCAGACCATCGACGCTGACACCGCCGAGCTGATCATTGAAGAGTTCGGCCATAACGTGGTGCGCGTGTCTGACGCTGACGTCGAAGACGTGATCAAGGAAGTCGAAGACGACGAGAAAGATCTCAAGCCGCGCGCCCCGGTGATCACGATCATGGGACACGTCGACCACGGCAAGACGTCGCTGCTGGACGCAATCCGCAACGCCCGTGTGACCGCGGGCGAGGCCGGCGGCATCACGCAGCATATCGGCGCATATCAGGTCGATCAGGACGGCAGCGAGCTGACCTTCCTCGACACACCCGGCCATGCCGCGTTCACCTCCATGCGGGCCCGTGGTGCGCAGGTGACCGATATCGTGGTTTTGGTGGTTGCTGCTGACGACGCCGTCATGCCGCAAACCATCGAGGCGATTAACCACGCCAAGGCCGCCGAAGTGCCGATGATTGTGGCGATCAACAAGATCGACAAGCCGGAGGCCAACGCTGACAAGGTCCGTACGGATCTGCTGCAACACGAGGTTATCGTCGAGAAGATGTCGGGCGACGTGCAGGATGTCGAAGTCTCTGCCCAGACGGGCCAAGGTCTGGACGAGCTGCTTGAAGCGATCTCGCTTCAAGCGGAAATTCTTGAACTTAAAGCGAACCCCGACCGCGCCGCCTCTGGCGCCGTGATCGAGGCGCAGCTCGATGTGGGTCGCGGTCCCGTCGCGACAGTTCTGGTTCAGAACGGCACGCTTCACCAAGGCGACATCTTCGTCGTGGGCGAGCAGTGGGGCAAAGTCCGCGCAATGGAGAACGATCAGGGCGCCCGCGTGAAGGACGCCGGTCCGTCCGTTCCTGTTGAGGTGCTTGGCCTCAACGGTACCCCTGAAGCAGGTGATGTGCTGAATGTGGTGGATACCGAAGCGCAGGCGCGTGAGATCGCCGAATACCGCGCTCAGGCCGCCAAGGACAAGCGCGCGGCCGCCGGTGCTGCGACTACGCTCGAGCAGCTGATGGCAAACGCCAAGGCGGACGAGAACGTGTCCGAGATGCCCATCGTGGTGAAGGCCGACGTGCAAGGTTCTGCCGAGGCCATCGTGCAAGCGATGGAAAAGATCGGCAACGACGAGGTGCGCGTGCGCGTCTTGCACTCTGGTGTGGGCGCAATTACGGAATCCGACATCGGCCTCGCCGAAGCCTCTGGCGCGCCAGTGTTTGGCTTCAACGTCCGGGCAAACGCCTCGGCGCGGAACACGGCGAACCAAAAGGGTATCGAGATCCGTTACTACTCGGTCATCTACGACCTTGTGGACGAGGTGAAAGCCGCGGCCTCCGGCCTGTTGTCTGCCGAGATCAAAGAGAACTTCATCGGCTACGCCGAGATCAAAGAGGTCTTCAAGGTCACCGGCGTTGGCAAGGTTGCAGGCTGTCTGGTCACCGAAGGTGTGGCGCGCCGGTCTGCGGGTGTGCGCCTGCTGCGCGACAACGTGGTGATCCACGAAGGTACGCTGAAGACGCTCAAACGCTTCAAGGACGAGGTTGCTGAGGTGCAATCCGGTCAGGAATGCGGCATGGCGTTCGAGGCCCATGACGATATCCGCCCCGGTGATGTGATCGAGATCTTCACGCGCGAAGAGGTCGAGCGCTCGCTCGATTGA
- a CDS encoding RNA-binding protein — MSRGGRDKTEDGPERRCIATGELRDPARMIRFVVGPDGQAVPDVSGKLPGRGMWVSADKDALQAAIKKKAFSRSAKEQVTVPDDLFAQTETLLAKRLVNLISLARKAGQAVTGYEKVKGLLETDRAKLLVQASDGSERGKSKLHSPPGKDVFIGCLTAQELGLAFGRESVIHGALTAGGLSKQVQAEGIRLKGVRGHSGGKSKSRPKGKDDA; from the coding sequence ATGAGCCGCGGCGGTCGAGATAAAACGGAAGACGGACCCGAGCGGCGCTGCATCGCCACCGGGGAGCTGCGTGATCCAGCGCGGATGATCCGGTTCGTGGTGGGCCCGGACGGCCAAGCGGTGCCGGATGTGTCCGGCAAGCTGCCCGGTCGCGGCATGTGGGTTAGCGCGGACAAGGACGCGCTGCAGGCCGCGATCAAGAAAAAGGCGTTCTCGCGCTCGGCCAAGGAGCAGGTCACCGTTCCGGACGACCTGTTCGCGCAGACCGAGACGCTGCTGGCGAAGCGATTGGTGAACCTGATCTCGCTGGCGCGTAAGGCCGGTCAGGCGGTGACCGGGTACGAGAAGGTGAAGGGCCTGCTGGAAACAGACCGGGCCAAGCTGCTGGTGCAAGCCAGCGACGGGTCCGAAAGGGGCAAATCGAAGCTCCACTCGCCGCCCGGAAAAGACGTATTTATTGGCTGTTTGACCGCTCAGGAATTGGGTTTGGCTTTCGGCCGGGAAAGTGTGATACATGGCGCCTTAACGGCCGGAGGACTCAGCAAACAAGTGCAAGCTGAGGGAATCAGGCTGAAAGGTGTCCGCGGACATAGCGGCGGAAAATCAAAATCCCGCCCGAAAGGAAAAGACGACGCATGA
- the nusA gene encoding transcription termination factor NusA, giving the protein MAITSANQLELLQTAEAVAREKMIDPELVVEAMEESLARAAKSRYGAELDIRVSIDRKTGKATFTRVRTVVEDDMVENDRAELTVEQAADYLDDPKVGDTIVDEVPPVEMGRIAAQSAKQVILQKVREAERDRQYEEFKDKAGTIINGLVKREEYGNVIVDIGRGEAILRRNEKIGREAYRPNDRIRVYIKDVRREPRGPQIFLSRTDPQFMAELFKMEVPEIYDGIIEIKAVARDPGSRAKIAVISYDNSIDPVGACVGMRGSRVQAVVNELQGEKIDIIPWNEDQPTFLVNALQPAEVSKVVLDEEAERIEVVVPEEQLSLAIGRRGQNVRLASQLTGLDIDIMTEEEESARRQAEFEERTKLFMDTLDLDEFFAQLLVSEGFTSLEEVAYVEVDELLVIDGVDDDTAGELQARARDYLEAQAKKALENAREMGAEDSLIEFEGLTPQMVEALAKDDVKTLEDFATCADWELAGGWTTVDGERTKDDGVLEPFDVSLEEAQNLVMTARIQLGWVDPADLVSEEAEGEEGEAAEEAEA; this is encoded by the coding sequence ATGGCAATCACATCAGCCAACCAGCTGGAGCTGCTGCAAACCGCAGAGGCCGTAGCCCGCGAGAAGATGATCGACCCGGAGCTGGTCGTCGAAGCGATGGAAGAGAGCCTCGCCCGCGCTGCCAAGTCGCGCTACGGCGCAGAGCTCGACATCCGCGTCTCCATCGACCGCAAGACCGGCAAGGCGACCTTCACCCGTGTCCGCACCGTGGTCGAAGACGATATGGTCGAAAACGACCGCGCAGAGCTGACCGTAGAGCAGGCCGCCGATTATCTGGACGACCCGAAAGTAGGCGACACGATTGTCGATGAGGTCCCGCCGGTCGAGATGGGCCGCATCGCCGCGCAATCCGCCAAACAGGTCATCTTGCAGAAGGTTCGCGAAGCCGAGCGGGATCGCCAGTACGAAGAATTCAAAGACAAGGCGGGCACGATCATCAACGGTCTGGTCAAGCGCGAAGAGTACGGCAACGTTATCGTCGATATTGGCCGTGGCGAAGCGATTCTGCGCCGCAACGAGAAGATCGGCCGCGAAGCCTATCGCCCCAACGACCGGATCCGCGTCTACATCAAGGATGTGCGCCGCGAGCCGCGCGGGCCGCAGATCTTCCTGTCGCGCACCGACCCGCAGTTCATGGCTGAGCTTTTCAAAATGGAAGTGCCCGAAATCTACGACGGCATCATCGAGATCAAGGCTGTCGCCCGTGACCCGGGCTCCCGCGCCAAGATTGCCGTGATCAGCTACGACAACTCGATCGACCCGGTCGGGGCCTGCGTCGGTATGCGCGGCTCGCGCGTGCAGGCCGTGGTTAACGAGCTTCAGGGCGAGAAGATCGACATCATCCCGTGGAACGAAGACCAGCCTACCTTCCTTGTGAACGCGCTGCAGCCTGCGGAGGTCAGCAAGGTGGTTCTGGATGAGGAAGCCGAGCGGATCGAAGTCGTGGTGCCGGAAGAGCAGCTGTCGCTCGCCATCGGTCGCCGCGGCCAGAACGTGCGTCTGGCCTCGCAGCTGACCGGTCTTGATATCGACATCATGACCGAGGAAGAAGAGAGCGCGCGCCGTCAGGCCGAGTTCGAAGAGCGCACCAAGCTGTTCATGGACACGCTGGACCTCGACGAGTTCTTTGCCCAGCTGCTTGTCTCCGAAGGGTTCACCTCGCTTGAAGAAGTGGCCTATGTCGAAGTCGACGAGCTGTTGGTCATCGACGGTGTGGATGACGACACCGCAGGCGAGCTGCAGGCGCGTGCACGCGACTATCTGGAAGCCCAAGCCAAGAAGGCGCTTGAAAATGCCCGCGAAATGGGGGCCGAGGACAGCCTGATTGAATTCGAAGGCCTGACACCCCAAATGGTGGAAGCGCTGGCAAAGGATGACGTGAAAACCCTTGAGGATTTCGCAACCTGCGCTGACTGGGAACTGGCCGGCGGCTGGACTACGGTGGATGGCGAACGCACCAAGGATGATGGCGTGCTGGAGCCGTTCGACGTGTCCCTCGAAGAAGCGCAGAACCTTGTGATGACGGCGCGCATTCAGCTTGGCTGGGTCGATCCGGCGGATCTGGTCTCCGAAGAGGCTGAGGGCGAAGAAGGCGAAGCCGCAGAGGAGGCCGAGGCCTGA
- the rimP gene encoding ribosome maturation factor RimP — MSDLIAKAAIDRRLAEIAQPVIEGLGYELVRMRLMGGKTDVVQVMADKPEGGIEVDDCAKISTALSAIFDVEDPIAGEYNLEVSSPGIDRPLTRLKDFEMWDGYEAKIETEELIDGRRRFKGQLAGVEGDEVLITIEEGTIGLKFDWLTDAKLVLTDELIRDVLKARKDAGEIDETQFDEVQQIVEGEGDS, encoded by the coding sequence ATGTCTGACCTGATCGCCAAAGCCGCCATCGACCGCCGTCTGGCCGAGATCGCCCAACCCGTCATCGAGGGGCTGGGCTATGAGCTGGTGCGCATGCGGCTGATGGGCGGCAAAACGGATGTCGTGCAGGTGATGGCCGACAAACCCGAAGGCGGGATCGAGGTCGATGACTGCGCCAAGATTTCCACCGCATTGTCTGCTATCTTCGATGTCGAAGATCCGATTGCGGGGGAATACAACCTCGAGGTTTCGAGCCCGGGCATTGATCGCCCGTTAACGAGACTTAAAGACTTCGAGATGTGGGATGGCTACGAGGCCAAGATCGAGACCGAAGAGCTGATCGACGGCCGCCGCCGCTTCAAGGGCCAGCTGGCCGGGGTCGAGGGCGACGAGGTTCTGATCACCATCGAAGAAGGCACAATTGGCCTGAAATTTGACTGGCTCACGGACGCCAAATTGGTGCTGACCGACGAGCTGATCCGCGACGTATTGAAGGCCCGCAAGGATGCGGGCGAGATAGATGAAACCCAGTTCGACGAGGTTCAACAGATCGTCGAAGGTGAAGGAGACTCTTAA
- a CDS encoding VPLPA-CTERM sorting domain-containing protein: MRGLFLASIFIGLFVSVSSAATFNSGVRTTAEDLDTTDIRVVNNQDRGVSNFLNPIDDSQAASLGRADAAADLEVDPTTGIFKLGSSATFGPGAPFRGRATSSALISVSESFSATTAGQITFLFDFDGMLSASGPNSSTSFSATLRATAFASGSNIFQRQEARSNNVVSFLDGSLSTIVGGSVAPPADVISIDQVIQVTLDLNAGQSFGVLLSLNSGSSGSANGGSGTSDFLSTGYLSYVTSDGFSFTQNTPSFLSNAEGRPSDEPEPDPVPLPATLPLLIAGLVGLRALRKRAA, from the coding sequence ATGAGAGGACTTTTTCTCGCATCTATTTTCATAGGACTTTTTGTCAGCGTCTCATCCGCTGCGACATTCAATTCAGGTGTCCGAACCACGGCGGAAGATCTTGATACGACCGATATTAGGGTCGTGAACAACCAGGATCGCGGGGTCAGCAATTTTCTGAACCCCATTGATGACAGTCAGGCCGCGAGCCTCGGTCGCGCGGACGCAGCAGCCGATCTGGAGGTCGATCCGACCACGGGCATTTTCAAGCTCGGGTCAAGCGCGACATTCGGGCCAGGCGCACCTTTCAGAGGTCGTGCAACCAGCAGTGCGTTGATTAGCGTAAGCGAGAGTTTTTCAGCCACGACCGCCGGGCAAATTACCTTTCTGTTCGACTTCGATGGCATGCTGAGCGCAAGTGGCCCGAACAGTTCGACGTCCTTTAGCGCAACCCTTAGGGCAACGGCATTCGCCAGTGGCTCAAATATCTTTCAACGCCAAGAAGCGCGGTCCAACAACGTTGTCAGCTTCCTCGACGGGTCTTTGAGCACGATTGTCGGTGGAAGCGTCGCTCCGCCCGCGGACGTGATTTCGATAGATCAGGTGATTCAAGTCACGCTCGATCTGAATGCAGGCCAAAGCTTTGGTGTGCTTTTGAGCCTCAATAGTGGAAGCTCGGGAAGCGCAAATGGTGGGTCGGGCACCAGCGATTTTCTCAGCACAGGGTATCTGTCCTATGTCACGAGCGATGGGTTTAGCTTCACGCAAAACACACCCTCGTTCCTGAGTAACGCCGAAGGCCGTCCCTCGGACGAGCCGGAGCCTGATCCCGTGCCACTACCCGCCACCTTGCCGCTTCTGATCGCAGGTCTCGTTGGCCTGCGGGCACTTCGCAAACGGGCGGCTTAG
- a CDS encoding ABC transporter substrate-binding protein: MSQISRRSLLKTGVAAGVLSATGLPVRAQAKKGGRLRLGLAGANTSDSWDGRTHSDSFMIMCAHGAVFDCLTEVSADGQLTGELAESWEASADAKTWTFKLRQGVTFHNGKSFGADDVIESLNMHVAEGAKSAAQPIVSAITEMKKLGEHEIQMTLKAGNADFPFLLSDYHIIMFPAGQIDEAISKGIGTGLYQVESFDPGVRFVGKRYPNHYKGDSAGHFDEVEVIAINDSSARMNALMTGQVDAVNRVDFKTEALLKANPMVEIMEVTGNQHFTFPMLTGADPFTNLKVRQALKHSVNRQELVDKILQGHGKVANDHPIGPANQYFAADLEQNDYDPDRAKSLLKEAGMEGLKVDLSAANAAFPNAIDAAQLYQNSAKASGIEINVVQEPDDGYWSNVWLKKPWCACYWSGRATEDWMFSTAYETGVPWNDTGWENARFQELLLTARAELDSAKRKEMYTEMQMLCSKEGGTVVPMYANYVDAHSSKLANSGTIGNVFQMDSSRFMERWWFA, from the coding sequence ATGTCACAGATTTCAAGACGCAGCCTGCTGAAGACAGGTGTTGCCGCGGGCGTTCTGTCCGCGACGGGCCTGCCGGTGCGCGCGCAAGCCAAGAAGGGCGGGCGCCTGCGCCTTGGCCTTGCTGGCGCCAACACATCCGACAGTTGGGACGGTCGGACGCATTCTGACAGCTTCATGATCATGTGCGCCCACGGTGCCGTGTTTGATTGCCTGACCGAAGTCAGCGCCGACGGGCAGCTCACCGGCGAGCTGGCGGAAAGCTGGGAAGCCTCTGCCGATGCCAAGACCTGGACCTTCAAGCTGCGCCAGGGCGTGACCTTCCACAACGGCAAGTCCTTCGGGGCCGACGATGTGATCGAGTCGCTCAACATGCACGTGGCAGAAGGCGCCAAGTCCGCTGCACAGCCGATCGTATCGGCCATCACCGAGATGAAGAAGCTGGGCGAGCACGAGATTCAGATGACGCTGAAGGCCGGCAACGCCGACTTCCCGTTCCTGCTGTCTGACTACCACATCATCATGTTCCCTGCGGGCCAGATTGACGAGGCGATCTCGAAGGGTATCGGCACGGGCCTTTACCAGGTCGAGTCCTTCGATCCCGGTGTCCGTTTCGTCGGCAAGCGCTACCCGAACCACTACAAGGGCGACAGCGCAGGGCACTTTGACGAGGTCGAAGTCATCGCGATCAACGACAGCTCCGCCCGGATGAACGCGCTGATGACCGGACAGGTCGATGCGGTGAACCGGGTCGACTTCAAGACCGAGGCCCTGCTGAAGGCCAACCCGATGGTCGAGATCATGGAAGTGACAGGCAACCAGCACTTCACCTTTCCGATGCTGACCGGCGCGGACCCCTTCACCAACCTGAAGGTGCGTCAGGCGCTCAAGCACTCCGTCAACCGCCAGGAACTGGTCGACAAGATCCTGCAAGGCCATGGCAAGGTTGCCAACGACCACCCGATCGGCCCCGCGAACCAGTATTTCGCTGCCGATCTGGAGCAGAACGACTACGATCCGGACCGCGCCAAGTCCCTGCTGAAAGAAGCCGGTATGGAAGGCCTGAAGGTCGATCTGTCAGCCGCCAACGCGGCGTTCCCGAACGCCATAGACGCGGCCCAGCTGTACCAGAACTCGGCCAAGGCATCCGGCATCGAGATCAACGTGGTCCAAGAACCCGATGACGGCTACTGGTCCAACGTCTGGCTGAAGAAGCCATGGTGTGCTTGCTACTGGTCCGGCCGTGCGACCGAGGACTGGATGTTCTCGACCGCCTACGAGACCGGTGTTCCGTGGAACGACACGGGCTGGGAAAATGCACGCTTTCAGGAGCTGCTACTGACCGCCCGCGCGGAGCTCGATAGCGCCAAGCGCAAAGAGATGTACACCGAGATGCAGATGCTCTGCTCGAAAGAAGGTGGCACGGTCGTGCCGATGTACGCCAACTATGTGGACGCGCATTCGTCGAAGCTGGCCAACTCGGGTACCATCGGCAACGTGTTCCAGATGGACAGCTCCCGCTTCATGGAGCGTTGGTGGTTCGCGTAA
- a CDS encoding ABC transporter ATP-binding protein, with translation MSDPLLKIRGLKIEGRSDETWNPIINGVDLDLNKGEVLGMIGESGAGKSTIGLAAMGYTRDGVRISEGTVEFDGVELTKASAAVKRALLGKRIAYVAQSAAASFNPAHKLMDQHTEGPVQHGVAGKAESTKDGIELYRRLRLPNPDEIGFRYPHQVSGGQLQRAMTAMAMACRPDLIIFDEPTTALDVTTQIEVLASIRDIVDQFDTAAIYITHDLAVVAQMADKIKVLLKGDEVEEADTRTMLSHPKEDYTKSLWAVRSFERPAKPAINTSATPVVSVCGVTAAYGKIDVLHDVSFDIHAGRTVAVVGESGSGKSTTARCITGLLPPRIGHIEFDGQKLPLSYKSRNKDQLRQAQMIYQMADTALNPRKSIGETIGRPVEFYLGLKGREKRKKVEELLAEIELEPTQYIDRLPSELSGGQKQRIGIARALAAEPKFIICDEVTSALDQLVAEGILKLLAKLQDEKGLSYMFITHDLATVRSISDEVVVMKDGEVVEQGPKADMFKPPHHAYTDLLLSSVPEMDPDWLTNLLKERGVDNIGDAAVDKM, from the coding sequence ATGAGCGATCCGCTGCTGAAAATTCGCGGCCTCAAGATCGAAGGCCGCTCTGACGAGACCTGGAACCCGATCATCAACGGTGTCGATCTTGACCTGAACAAGGGCGAGGTTCTGGGGATGATAGGCGAATCCGGCGCGGGCAAGTCCACGATTGGCCTCGCCGCCATGGGCTACACCCGCGATGGGGTCCGCATTTCCGAAGGCACAGTCGAATTTGACGGCGTCGAGCTGACCAAGGCATCGGCGGCGGTGAAGCGCGCGCTCCTTGGCAAGCGCATTGCATATGTTGCGCAGTCTGCGGCGGCCAGTTTCAACCCAGCGCATAAGCTGATGGACCAGCACACTGAAGGTCCGGTTCAGCACGGCGTTGCCGGCAAGGCCGAAAGCACGAAGGACGGGATCGAGCTTTATCGGCGCTTGCGTTTGCCCAATCCGGACGAGATCGGTTTCCGCTACCCCCATCAGGTCTCCGGCGGCCAGCTGCAGCGGGCGATGACGGCGATGGCGATGGCCTGCCGACCAGACCTGATTATCTTTGACGAGCCGACCACGGCGCTCGACGTGACCACCCAGATCGAGGTTCTGGCCTCGATCCGCGATATCGTCGATCAATTCGACACCGCGGCGATCTACATCACTCACGACCTAGCGGTCGTGGCGCAGATGGCCGACAAGATCAAAGTGCTGCTGAAAGGCGACGAGGTCGAAGAAGCCGACACCCGCACGATGCTGTCCCACCCAAAGGAGGACTATACCAAGTCACTATGGGCCGTGCGCAGTTTTGAGCGTCCTGCAAAGCCCGCGATCAACACGTCGGCAACGCCTGTCGTGAGCGTCTGCGGCGTGACGGCGGCCTATGGCAAGATCGACGTGCTGCACGATGTCAGCTTCGACATCCATGCGGGCCGCACGGTGGCCGTGGTGGGCGAAAGCGGTTCGGGCAAGTCCACGACCGCGCGCTGCATCACCGGGCTTTTGCCGCCGCGCATCGGGCATATCGAATTTGACGGGCAGAAGCTGCCCCTGAGCTACAAGAGCCGCAACAAGGATCAGCTGCGGCAGGCCCAGATGATCTACCAGATGGCCGACACCGCGTTGAACCCGCGCAAGAGCATTGGCGAGACCATCGGGCGGCCGGTTGAATTCTACCTCGGCCTCAAAGGCCGCGAGAAGCGCAAGAAGGTCGAAGAGCTGCTGGCCGAGATCGAGCTGGAGCCCACGCAATATATCGACCGGCTGCCATCCGAGCTGTCGGGCGGCCAAAAGCAGCGCATCGGCATCGCCCGCGCGCTGGCCGCGGAGCCGAAGTTCATCATCTGCGACGAGGTGACATCCGCGCTGGATCAACTGGTTGCGGAAGGCATCCTGAAGCTCTTGGCTAAGCTGCAGGACGAAAAGGGCCTCAGCTACATGTTCATCACCCACGATCTGGCGACCGTGCGGTCGATCTCTGACGAGGTGGTGGTGATGAAAGATGGCGAGGTGGTGGAGCAGGGGCCAAAGGCCGACATGTTCAAGCCGCCGCATCACGCCTACACCGATTTGCTACTCAGCTCGGTGCCGGAAATGGACCCGGACTGGCTGACCAACCTGCTCAAAGAACGCGGAGTTGATAACATCGGCGATGCGGCAGTTGATAAGATGTAG
- a CDS encoding ABC transporter permease, which produces MNALVWIIGLLAVLSAFGWLFRFAGQKATGNAPYFRDMTFGVAFGYMLAAAALLFTVYYFFQPQSVDGVPQAGVIFFRWAVQGLLMFAAAAWVFRTIFRNVGTEASKKLFRSMPLTAAFGVLVIIVYAIVSIFAGVIAPHGQEEVLGAANVVAGGNPALGGNPDFPLGTDQIGRDILSRLIFGAQNTVGIAFVTTCLAFLLGGSLGFLAATLGGWLDQLLSRVVDALMAIPALIFALLLMTIATAWAGNEKWQVTIYMILIIAVIDSTRVFRLSRAVGQNIVVMDYIEAAKLRGEGLGYLVFREMLPNAYAPLLAEFGLRFCFVFLTIASLSFLGVGIQPPFADWGTMVRDLSQFINFAAFAPNAAVTPLLAAGAIALLTVGVNFVVDWMLHKSSGLKE; this is translated from the coding sequence ATGAACGCGCTTGTTTGGATCATTGGCCTTTTGGCCGTCCTGTCAGCGTTTGGGTGGCTGTTCCGCTTTGCCGGGCAAAAGGCGACGGGCAACGCGCCCTATTTCCGCGATATGACCTTCGGCGTCGCCTTCGGCTACATGCTGGCTGCCGCGGCGCTTCTGTTCACGGTGTACTACTTCTTCCAGCCGCAAAGCGTCGACGGCGTGCCGCAAGCGGGCGTGATCTTCTTCCGCTGGGCCGTGCAGGGCTTGTTGATGTTCGCCGCCGCCGCATGGGTCTTTCGCACGATCTTTCGCAATGTGGGCACTGAAGCGAGCAAGAAGCTGTTCCGCTCCATGCCGCTGACCGCCGCCTTTGGCGTGCTGGTGATCATTGTTTACGCCATCGTTTCGATCTTTGCTGGCGTCATTGCGCCCCACGGTCAGGAAGAGGTTCTGGGCGCTGCCAATGTCGTTGCAGGCGGAAACCCGGCGCTGGGCGGCAATCCGGACTTCCCACTGGGCACCGACCAGATCGGTCGCGATATCCTGTCGCGCCTGATTTTCGGGGCGCAGAACACGGTGGGCATTGCATTCGTGACGACGTGCCTTGCGTTCCTGCTGGGCGGCTCGCTGGGCTTTCTGGCGGCGACACTGGGCGGATGGCTTGATCAATTGCTCAGCCGCGTCGTCGACGCGCTGATGGCGATCCCGGCCCTGATCTTCGCGCTGCTCTTGATGACCATCGCGACCGCTTGGGCGGGGAACGAGAAGTGGCAGGTGACGATCTACATGATCCTGATCATCGCGGTCATCGACTCGACACGGGTCTTCCGCCTGTCGCGCGCCGTGGGTCAGAATATCGTCGTGATGGATTATATCGAGGCCGCCAAACTGCGCGGCGAGGGGCTTGGGTACTTGGTCTTCCGCGAGATGCTGCCCAATGCCTACGCGCCGCTTCTGGCCGAATTCGGATTGCGGTTCTGCTTCGTGTTCCTGACGATCGCATCGCTGTCCTTCCTGGGTGTCGGCATCCAGCCGCCCTTCGCGGATTGGGGCACCATGGTGCGCGACCTGTCGCAGTTCATCAATTTTGCCGCTTTCGCGCCCAACGCTGCCGTAACGCCGTTGCTGGCCGCGGGTGCCATTGCGCTGCTGACCGTGGGGGTCAACTTCGTTGTGGACTGGATGCTGCACAAATCCTCGGGGCTGAAAGAATGA